The genomic window ctaaagagatcaaagaaagaagaaagagaactttAAACAAAACGTATTTGTGGCATTTCTATTTGTAGTATCCCACAAATTGGAAACTAATGGTCTGTCTTCCTGTTGGAAAACAGTTAAACAAATGATCAGATATGGGATATTATTATGTCATGAGAAATGACCAAATGGCCAGTTTCAGAAAAAGCtaagaagacttctatgaactgatgcagattgaCTTGGataaaactaggagaacaatttacaaaaTGACAAGACTGTagagaaaaattactttgaaaaattTTAGGATTCTCATCAGTGCCACAAAAAACTCCAAGTCCCAAAGGCTCACCTTCTGACAGAGACATGATGAACTTGCAATGCAGAGTGAGAAGTGTATGTTCAGGCCTGACAAACGTCACCAATTGTTTTGTTGGACTATACATTTTTAGaaggagggttttgtttttcaggctttgttgttgttgttcaatggGGCATATAAAGATGGATAGATTATACATCCacgtaaaaataaattttaaagtaaatactTCAGTGGGGGCTTCCAAGCTATGATTTTTGAGTGGATATGAGACACGCAGAGTACCATGAATCTGGGGCAGTTTTATCTAGGAGACCCACATATACAGGTTGGGGTACCACATTATGAAAATGCTGTGATCCTAGACAGGGACAGCAGGTAATAGGGAAAGGAAAGCTGGGTCCTACCAGCCCCAAAGATGTCATTGATAAGATTGGTGATCAGCCCTTCTGGTATACTGGTGTTGGTGATCCCCTGAGTCTTATCCTGGCTGTGTTTGAACAGAGCACCAGTGATGTCTTTAATATTATTCTGAAAGAAAAGACAGGTAAAGAGACCATATTATGATAACTTTGTCATCCAGGAAGCCCAAGTATGGAGGCCACCATTTATTTCTCCCAGGGATCCTGGAGCCAGAGGCAATTTTGGTAATAGGAGTCATACTAGTCATACCTCTACAGGAGACAATCCCCAAGAACAGGCCCATTCATAAAGGGGGTCACAGGACAGCTCACATTAAGCCAGGTAAAGGAAACATATGTGTGATCTGAAAATCCAGACATTTCTTTCTGGAATATGCCTTATTGGAGTCATTCTACAGAGAATCTATTTCAAGGCCAAGAAAAGGTTGTAGGAAACATAGATGAAAACCAACACTAACTTCCTCCTCTACCTCCAAAGAAGACAATTAGCCTTTTGGATATAGTTTCAGTGGGTAAACAATGACCACTCACAATCACCCCTCAGGGGCTAAAGGTGACAAAGCCAAGACTTAGAGCCTCAGGGAGGGTGAGGGACCCTACCTCACAGTTGCATTTACCTGATCAAAGTCCTTGTAGTGCTCCTGGACGGTTTTCTGCATGAATTTTAAGAACCTCTGGTTGAAAGCTTTGAACTTCTGCATTTTGGTGTTTGGGAAGTAGCGGAGGATGGGGATGAAGTCAACTGGGTTGCCTGAGGTGGCACTCTCAGTAAACTCATGACTCTCATTGATGATTCTCATCATTTCTTGGTTCTCATGGGCACGGCATTGACCAAAACACATGGCACCTATGACATTGGCCACAGATACCAACACAAGACTATAGGGGTCAAAGCGCCCTACCCTATCCATCAGCTCCTGGAATTTCTGGATCAAGCATTCAGCCTCCTTCTTCACATGCTCCTCCAGGTAacaggaggaagaggatggagagGCAGATGTGGAAAAGGTATTGAGAGCATTCTGTGCCAGCTTCCTTCGACTTGCCCATACTTTCCCTGAGTCAGGGCTGAAAGTCATACTATAACCATCTGTAATAAGGGAGGAGCTGTAGAGGTCAGGTCTGCCCTTGAAGTCATCCCCCTGCTTCACCAGGGCCTGTCTGATGGTTTCCAGGCCACTCAGCACAAGTACTGGGGTTGAGCCAATCTGAATCTGCATCACATCTCCATACTTCTCCCTCAGTTGGGCCAAGACCAAGTGAGGATTCTTCCCCAGAGTCAATATGTTGCCAATCAGAGGCCAAGCCCAGGGCCCTGGGGGTCTCTTGAGTCCCTTGGGTACCCTTTGAGGGTAAGATTCAATGATCCAGAGGACcaggaagaagacaacaaaggccAAGAGAAGCTCTGAAATAGAGATGGAAGCCAACAGGCCCACTGCCATCTTCACtgtctaaatggaaaaaaaaggaatgtcaGAGAGAATTTTGGGGGAGTCAAGAAATGGAATAGGGTCCTGCAGAAGAGCACCTACAGGACAGTCTGCAGAGAGAACCCACCCCTCAAAGGCCAGTTTATGAAAAGAGCCACACCCTGTATCTCTCCAGACAGTTTGGTCCCACATATTGTAGTGAATCTTGTTCAGTATTCAGAGAACAGGAGTATGGAAGTCCTGAGTATAAGTAATGACAGAGTGGACAGCATGAATTTTCTCCAGGATTCATATCATGTTCCGTTCAGAACAGCAGTCTCCCAAGGTAAGGTCCCAGGCCTGAACTAATATTAGCAGGAGGGCTCTGGGTCAAATAGGAAAAACCTTTTAATCCTGCATTTAGTCCAGCTTCATTGGTGAGTGGAGAGGTCTTCAGACACCACCCCTCACCTCCATTTCTTGGACATGGACAAATCATGGGACATTGGATCTGGAAGGAGACTCAAAAATCAGTTAGTCCAGAGGTTCTGGGCTCCTTTTCTGAGTAATGGTTTtatataattgaaggaaatgctaagttCCTGTTCAAGGTTGGTGAAAAttatgatataattttttttttttggccttccaAGTTCACAACCCTCTTAACAGTGTCCACAGGTCCATGActtcccaggttaagaacccctgctctagtcCAATCCGCTTATTTtctggaggaggaaacagagacccagagaggttcagCAATTTGCTCAGTTACCACAATGAATTAGTGGCACAGTCAGAAATAAAACCCAGTTCTCAATACTTCTAGtgttcatgcacacacacacacacacacacacacgcacacatacaacCCAAGTCTTTAACAAATTACTAGAACCCAGTGTCACTTGTGATCAGGGTCCTAGAAGTGAAGAGTCCTCAGGGCTTGCTGAAGCAAGTTACCTGTGTAGCCTGGGGTGGGAAGCAGCTGCTTTGGAGTCTCCTCTGCCTTGCAAGTGAAGGTGGACTATCTTTTATATAACTCCTCCTCCCTTACTGGCCCTGAAAAACCCATGAGGTGATTAGAAAATTGGAAGGATCTGAACTTGAATGTGAGCCCTTGACCCCATCCTGATAACAGAGCTCTAGGACAGGTACTTGGACAACTTCCAAGGGCAAAGAGGGATGTTGGATGTGATGGGAAGGGAATCCCTTTGCCTCTTTGGATCTAGGTTGGAGTAAACTTCAGAGGCACTCAGCCAGAGGCAAGTGCGGCTGCCTTGGAGAAAGAAGTAGAGGAATAAGCCAgctaccatttattaagcacctgctatatatAATCACTGTACTGGATTCTGGGGAAAATATAAAAGTGAgtaacttttttccctttcttcctgttTATACCCTCACATTTTTCTCATTCATCTCCTGTCCATTCACACAACCAGCACCCTGGgacaggccctcattacctcacacttggactattgtAATTACCTGAGGTTGTTCTCCCAGCCTCAAGTGTCTCCCTATGTCAACTGTCCCAcagctgctaaaatgatttttctatagCATAGGTTTGACCACGTCAGCCcctctgctcaataaactccattgactCTCCATTACCTTTtagattcaaatataaaatcccctgtttaatttttaaaggtcTCTATTACTTGGccacttcctatctttccagttttcttacactttactccctccacctactctgtgatccagccacAGCAGTCCATTTGGGTTCCTCACACATGACGCTCCATCTCAGAACTGTCTCATCTTTTCACTGGCTATGCCTCCCTGCCCAGGATGCTGCTTTTTGTCAGCTCTACCCCCtaacttccctggattcctttaagatTTAGCTCCTGCCAGAGCCCCTTTCTGGTCTCCCTTCTGCCCCTACTAAGAGTATTTTCCCTGTACCTTCCTTGGGTATTTCTATTAAAGTATATATGCCCATAGTTGTTTGCAGATGGTCTCCTCCAATAGACTGTGGACTCTTTGAGGTCAGTCACTTGTCTTTGCCTGTTACCTAATAGGTAACCCTTTGATCACTGCTTCCCCTCATTTCTGAGGCCAGGCTAACCCCATCATCTCTAAGAATGACCTTCCCACAAAacagtttcttttctctgtaatgttaatgtaagattAATGATGAGTGGGGAAAAGTTAAAGAtattccccatccattaataagctTCAATATTTTGTTAGGTAttttgaggcactgggtcagagggtcctgccttccagctctgaaaagtgtataaatactctgaggtgacattttactttggggctcactcattggaagtgtttgtttggccagactagactctgggcagccactaaggagccccctggctttgaaaacccagatgttggtgcttctctctctggtaactatatatgtatgtaacggtcagacagttggatctgtcttttGATTTGGGATGTATGttttgattatggtcagacacctggaagccctgtctgttggtctttatttctctgtttgtattttctctgaagttcagggggctgactttttcccctgaatcaagtgaatgatatatgcatttgattaaagtgattgttgccctctcaaaagtttctttctttttagaaaggCCCTTCTATGTATGCTGGAGCCCCTGGTGATAGTCTCCCATGGAATCCTGGGCTATCTCCTGTCATCCAGATCTATATCTgcccactggatccagatggctctggaggagaaggtgagtctggtgactttgcacagcactgcctcacttaaatgcaattaaCTTGCAAGACAcagtatcatcttcctgatgccatggtcctcttcaagaatgaaggacaagccacAGCATATCCTTATTAGTATGTATGGTAATTAATTTCCTTAAATGATTTCCCTTTGGTGGTATCTTCCTCCTTACAAGATTGATATCCCCTTTATTACCTCTCCTTGCCCAGAATAACTGAAGGAAAGAATCCCCCCCCTACTATCCCCCGATATACATGTAAACAGGCTCTTCTCATTCAGTAATACTGAGGTTTTTTTCCTTGTCAGTTTGATGTGCCCCAAAGAGATCTGGCCTTATAAtcaagagagacctgggttcagattgtGACACAGACAAGTCTCTTTACCTAATgaatcagggatggggaacctctGGAATCaggttacatgtggccctctaggtcctcaagtgtggccctttgactaaattcaaacttcatagaGCAAAtcccttctaggtcctcaagtacagccttttcactgaatccaaacttcacagaagaaatccccttaataaaagcattAGTTCTGTAAACTTGGACtgagtcaaaaggctgtacctgaggacctacaaggccacatgtggccttgaggctgcagcttcccctcccctgtaaattaagcctctgttttctcatctgtataatgggtgTAATAATACAAgcaatacctacctcacagggtggttgtggtGTAGAAAGGGGATTTGGTACATGagcaacaaatgagataatgtttataaagtgctttgcaatccttTAAATGTTGTATACATGTCAGCTATGCTTATTTCTACTGTTCTGGTTCTTTTCATTACATTAGGCCTTTACCCCTCCTTGGTGTGGTGTAAGGTCCTTAATGAGACTCTGAGCTATGCCTGGAGGATTATTTGAGGTAGGCAGGTCATTGTGGAGTGTTCTGACAAAAGGGGATCcagtggagaagggaatggcaagccactccagtatctttgccaagaaaacccatagACCGTTGgttaatggggtcatgaaggatcagacacaactgaatgactgaataaccaaGCCCTACATAGATTTTAGTCATTCCAGTTGTCAATAACTCAGTAAATATAGCACTCATCTGATAGACCTTTAGTCTCTTCAATGTTCTAATGATTAATCCTTGCGTGTGAGCGGACTTCAGGGTTTATAAAGACATCTTATTATGTAACATGGGCATATTGAGTGCCAGCAACCATTTCTCCCCCTTCTTGTGaactttatttcttctggttcagacttgtgatttctttaGTATAGGAGACTCCCAGTATAAAGTCTCCCTTCAACTAAAGGAAATCAGTTTCTGAATGCTCATTAGCCATTTCTTAAATAGAATGCTCTAGAATATTTGCAAGGAATCAAAGTTAAATTCACCAGTCTAGATTTAAGActactctcttcctttttttaagtgAGGAAAACATTTGCCCATCCCTAATCCTATGGCATCCCTCTCCTTCTTCACTATTTTTAAGGACTTATTGAGTTTGGCAATTACTTCTGTCCTTTCGTTTTCACCTGGGCTTTGTGccttgaactccttgagggcagcttAACAAACTCTTTCTATCTCCTCACATATCTTGAATTCTAGCTGCCTATTGACCTTTTGTTCTATGCTTTCCAATCTGAAGATCATTCTTCTTGGTGGAGAAAAAGGAGTCAAAATGatatttggccagttctgcctTCGCAAGTTCGTCCCATCCATGGGTAGAGGATCAAAGTCCTTCTTGGATCGTCCATCCTCAGCAGAGctaaagaagtcttttttttgtCATCCATATCATTCATCCCCGGTCTTAGGTGTGTACAACTGTTCTTACAGGATGGTATGGTGGTTTCGCTTCCATCTTCcattatttacctttttatccttcctttatccatttatttttactttgagtGTTTCCCAATAAACTTATGTTTAAGTCATTTTTACATTAGCATCATTTCCTGATATCCCTTCCCAGCCACCATCCATTCAATATTCCcctaaaataaagacaaatttgAGTAAAACCCAAAAGACAAAGCCACTATATGTCAGTATACATGGCACCTCATACTCACAATTCCCCACTTATCCACTGAAAGGAGAGAGGTAGTTTACTCTTTTTCTGAGACTAACTGAGCTCgtcatctcccccttctctccaaaggaaagtaaattatGATGACCAGAAGCTgctcagttaacttggggtttactggccagatttccttctttccttccttccatccatctgtccatccatccatcccattTTACTCTGAACCTCATgaattggaccacaataggtctcTCCCCAAGCTCCATTTTATGGCTacattttgggccctcctggcttagagggAATGTCAgtgataactgtttctctttggaacagcaaccctgagggtcctttcagcttgattttttttctaattaaaggggccatcccttgactcacttcttaaatagACATGTTCCCTGAatggcattacctcactcaaaatgagcACCTGAAAAGGCCATTGCCATCCAGCTGcctctggaggacaaagtgaggctggtgaccttgcacagacctacctcactcaaatcaaagtcaactgcaagtcatgtcatcatttccctgatgtcatggttctctttgaaaatgaaggacaaagagaaCAGCGAGATTGGTCTTTACACGAATCTGAACTTCCTTTAT from Notamacropus eugenii isolate mMacEug1 chromosome 1, mMacEug1.pri_v2, whole genome shotgun sequence includes these protein-coding regions:
- the LOC140517248 gene encoding cytochrome P450 1A2-like isoform X2, coding for MAVGLLASISISELLLAFVVFFLVLWIIESYPQRVPKGLKRPPGPWAWPLIGNILTLGKNPHLVLAQLREKYGDVMQIQIGSTPVLVLSGLETIRQALVKQGDDFKGRPDLYSSSLITDGYSMTFSPDSGKVWASRRKLAQNALNTFSTSASPSSSSCYLEEHVKKEAECLIQKFQELMDRVGRFDPYSLVLVSVANVIGAMCFGQCRAHENQEMMRIINESHEFTESATSGNPVDFIPILRYFPNTKMQKFKAFNQRFLKFMQKTVQEHYKDFDQNNIKDITGALFKHSQDKTQGITNTSIPEGLITNLINDIFGAGFDTVTTVISWSLMYLVTKPEVQKKIQEELDTVIGRARRPLLSDRPQLPYLEAFILEIFRETSFVPLTIPHRKIWGDPSVFRPERFLSADGTINKALSEKVLLFGLGKRRCIGEMIARWEVFLFLATLLHQMEFSVPSGVKVDLTPRYGLTMKHARCEHFQARLRFSRND
- the LOC140517248 gene encoding cytochrome P450 1A2-like isoform X1, encoding MAVGLLASISISELLLAFVVFFLVLWIIESYPQRVPKGLKRPPGPWAWPLIGNILTLGKNPHLVLAQLREKYGDVMQIQIGSTPVLVLSGLETIRQALVKQGDDFKGRPDLYSSSLITDGYSMTFSPDSGKVWASRRKLAQNALNTFSTSASPSSSSCYLEEHVKKEAECLIQKFQELMDRVGRFDPYSLVLVSVANVIGAMCFGQCRAHENQEMMRIINESHEFTESATSGNPVDFIPILRYFPNTKMQKFKAFNQRFLKFMQKTVQEHYKDFDQNNIKDITGALFKHSQDKTQGITNTSIPEGLITNLINDIFGAGFDTVTTVISWSLMYLVTKPEVQKKIQEELDTVIGRARRPLLSDRPQLPYLEAFILEIFRETSFVPLTIPHSTTRATTLNNFYIPKGICVFVNQWQVNHDQKIWGDPSVFRPERFLSADGTINKALSEKVLLFGLGKRRCIGEMIARWEVFLFLATLLHQMEFSVPSGVKVDLTPRYGLTMKHARCEHFQARLRFSRND